One segment of Patulibacter sp. SYSU D01012 DNA contains the following:
- a CDS encoding OmpA family protein, with translation MSRTPRSRRLTRATTTALGGLLAAACLLPGAASAAAPPAIPRWTMGAQNGALAFSTSTQRTGTIWRDGTHAAPIKQDGDDVFGTVSAWSSDGNRVLITPNRTTLFDVNPWTGKLVESATESDSDPNAAILGPSVSPDGLTYAWGTPRAGVHIGNPYDGFSSFWLHAVAGTGWSGSDRLAFINDEDEHVDANDDPGIYVQNGASETPRGDLHFAAPTTDYPQQVSLSANGTRLAYHALDQDSGKDAIYVSSAENSSTPRTLEPGGMPGAQDRFAAIAPDGARVAFASDRSGAWAIWTANWDGTGATKVPNTTLADGERYTGLAWQPAQVPDLAFTEISSATEVGSTLSLDMIGGEIGSAPLETSYSWQQCDDGTNAGCVDTGVTTATFPVTRAHLGHRYRVVRTVTNPAGTDTLASEITEAISEPPPADTDPPAQPTFGEKPASRSNDPQPRLTWTGAEPGGTYACSLDGAAFTACTSPQVPTLTGEGPHSFRVRQIDAAQNLGAIVEHAWTFDATPPATPVVTAKPPAATQETSARIAFTGDEQHGGFECRLGSDGAAWSPCSSPVDITGLAEGDKRFSVRQVDEAGNASDPAIVTWKVDRTAPAQPTVTTDLRDVVTTTTLDVAFTGETGGTFECRLDSATFVPCTTPATLTGLTTGQHTFSVRQTDAAGNRGDARDVPFTVDVTGPAKPTITDAPAASVKTPKVAFAFTGAESDGSGFECSIDGVRGWAACQSGVEVDGLPEGTYAFRVRQVDAHGNRGEAASRTWTYDATPPAKPTLIGDLDVVRTHGAEIRFRGEGPEGAGTFQCRLDQGAWVPCSSPAGLPGLTAGPHAVEVREIDVAGNVGAATEDAFTVDFTGPATPEATGGPKRDTRETTATLTFDGADPDGSGFECRLDDGAWAACASPHVLTDLTDGPHVAEVRQLDRHGNPGDVLTYRWTVDRTGPAAPAITTRPEPRTLDTAAEVDGTLAEPHGTVEHALDGGGWSTTTLPLRLTDLAVGEHVLLVRQTDAAGNHGEPARIAWTILAPPQPATPEQPAAPAKPATPAPAAATPAPATTAPAAAPTSAPKLTIVGGAGTGGGTGTASAATITVRKDGVGVGCAITGTVLTSCKVDLYADAPGRAASRAAGDRRVLVGTGEYRRADGSARMTVAVTLNATGRALLRRSPRGLKVAVAITGRPVKGEPLKATGAATLVPQRTTAVVGGFAINRATLVAAAKRQLTALAQQVRGTAVAVRVVGHTDGSSTDADYLKGLGLRRARTVAAFLRAHGVKAKATLVSRGATQPRATNATAAGRAANRRVELRIDR, from the coding sequence ATGTCCCGAACTCCGAGGTCCCGCCGTCTGACGCGGGCCACCACCACGGCGCTCGGCGGTCTGCTCGCCGCCGCCTGCCTGCTCCCGGGCGCCGCCTCCGCCGCCGCGCCACCGGCCATCCCGCGCTGGACGATGGGCGCCCAGAACGGGGCCCTCGCCTTCAGCACCAGCACCCAGCGCACGGGCACGATCTGGCGCGACGGCACGCACGCCGCCCCGATCAAGCAGGACGGCGACGACGTCTTCGGCACCGTCTCGGCCTGGAGCTCGGACGGCAACCGCGTGCTGATCACCCCCAACCGGACCACGCTGTTCGACGTCAACCCCTGGACGGGGAAGCTCGTCGAGTCGGCGACCGAGAGCGACAGCGACCCGAACGCCGCGATCCTCGGACCCTCGGTCTCGCCGGACGGTCTGACGTACGCCTGGGGCACCCCGCGAGCCGGCGTGCACATCGGCAACCCGTACGACGGGTTCTCCTCCTTCTGGCTGCACGCGGTCGCCGGCACCGGATGGTCCGGCAGCGACCGGCTGGCCTTCATCAACGACGAGGACGAGCACGTCGACGCGAACGACGACCCGGGCATCTACGTCCAGAACGGCGCGTCCGAGACGCCGCGCGGGGACCTGCACTTCGCCGCCCCGACGACGGACTACCCGCAGCAGGTGTCCCTGTCGGCGAACGGCACGCGCCTGGCCTACCACGCGCTGGACCAGGACTCCGGGAAGGACGCGATCTACGTCAGCTCGGCGGAGAACAGCAGCACGCCGCGGACCCTCGAGCCCGGCGGCATGCCCGGCGCGCAGGACCGCTTCGCCGCCATCGCGCCGGACGGCGCGCGCGTGGCCTTCGCGTCCGACCGCAGCGGGGCGTGGGCGATCTGGACGGCGAACTGGGACGGCACGGGCGCCACGAAGGTGCCGAACACCACGCTCGCCGACGGCGAGCGGTACACGGGGCTCGCCTGGCAGCCCGCGCAGGTCCCCGACCTCGCCTTCACCGAGATCTCCAGCGCCACCGAGGTCGGCTCGACGCTGTCGCTCGACATGATCGGCGGCGAGATCGGCTCCGCGCCGCTCGAGACGAGCTACTCGTGGCAGCAGTGCGACGACGGCACGAACGCCGGCTGCGTCGACACCGGCGTGACGACCGCCACCTTCCCGGTCACCCGCGCTCACCTCGGCCACCGGTACCGCGTCGTGCGCACCGTCACCAACCCGGCGGGGACGGACACGCTGGCGTCCGAGATCACCGAGGCGATCTCGGAGCCGCCGCCCGCCGACACCGACCCGCCGGCGCAGCCGACCTTCGGCGAGAAGCCGGCGTCGCGCAGCAACGACCCGCAGCCGCGGCTGACCTGGACCGGCGCGGAGCCGGGCGGCACGTACGCGTGCTCGCTCGACGGGGCCGCGTTCACGGCCTGCACCTCGCCGCAGGTGCCGACCCTGACCGGCGAGGGTCCGCACAGCTTCCGCGTGCGCCAGATCGACGCCGCCCAGAACCTGGGCGCCATCGTCGAGCACGCCTGGACGTTCGACGCCACCCCGCCGGCGACGCCCGTCGTGACCGCCAAGCCGCCCGCGGCGACGCAGGAGACGAGCGCCCGCATCGCCTTCACGGGCGACGAGCAGCACGGCGGCTTCGAGTGCCGGCTCGGCTCCGACGGGGCGGCCTGGTCGCCCTGCAGCTCGCCGGTCGACATCACCGGGCTGGCCGAGGGCGACAAGCGCTTCTCCGTCCGGCAGGTCGACGAGGCCGGCAACGCGTCCGATCCCGCGATCGTCACGTGGAAGGTCGACCGCACCGCGCCGGCGCAGCCGACGGTCACGACCGACCTGCGTGACGTGGTCACGACGACGACGCTCGACGTCGCCTTCACCGGCGAGACCGGCGGCACGTTCGAGTGCCGGCTGGACAGCGCGACCTTCGTGCCCTGCACCACCCCGGCCACGCTGACGGGCCTGACCACGGGGCAGCACACGTTCTCCGTCCGCCAGACCGACGCCGCCGGCAACCGCGGCGACGCGCGGGACGTGCCGTTCACCGTCGACGTCACCGGCCCGGCGAAGCCGACGATCACGGACGCGCCCGCCGCGTCGGTGAAGACCCCGAAGGTCGCGTTCGCCTTCACGGGCGCGGAGTCCGACGGCTCGGGCTTCGAGTGCTCGATCGACGGCGTCCGCGGCTGGGCGGCGTGCCAGAGCGGCGTCGAGGTCGACGGCCTGCCCGAGGGCACCTACGCCTTCCGGGTGCGCCAGGTCGACGCGCACGGCAACCGCGGCGAGGCCGCGTCCCGCACGTGGACGTACGACGCGACGCCGCCCGCGAAGCCGACGCTGATCGGTGACCTGGACGTCGTCCGCACGCACGGCGCCGAGATCCGGTTCCGCGGCGAGGGCCCCGAGGGCGCCGGCACGTTCCAGTGCCGCCTGGACCAGGGCGCCTGGGTGCCCTGCTCGTCCCCGGCCGGGCTGCCGGGGCTGACCGCCGGCCCGCACGCCGTGGAGGTCCGCGAGATCGACGTCGCCGGCAACGTCGGCGCCGCCACCGAGGACGCCTTCACCGTCGACTTCACCGGCCCCGCCACCCCGGAGGCGACCGGCGGCCCGAAGCGCGACACGCGCGAGACGACCGCCACGCTGACGTTCGACGGCGCCGACCCGGACGGCTCCGGCTTCGAGTGCCGCCTGGACGACGGCGCCTGGGCGGCCTGCGCCTCGCCGCACGTCCTCACGGACCTGACCGACGGCCCGCACGTCGCCGAGGTGCGCCAGCTGGACCGCCACGGCAACCCGGGCGACGTCCTGACGTACCGCTGGACCGTCGACCGGACCGGCCCCGCCGCGCCGGCGATCACCACGCGCCCCGAGCCGCGCACCCTGGACACCGCCGCCGAGGTCGACGGCACCCTGGCCGAGCCGCACGGCACGGTCGAGCACGCGCTCGACGGCGGCGGCTGGAGCACGACGACGCTGCCGCTGCGGCTGACCGACCTGGCCGTCGGCGAGCACGTCCTGCTCGTCCGGCAGACCGACGCGGCGGGCAACCACGGCGAGCCGGCCCGCATCGCGTGGACGATCCTCGCGCCGCCGCAGCCGGCCACGCCCGAGCAGCCCGCCGCGCCCGCGAAGCCGGCGACGCCGGCGCCCGCGGCGGCCACGCCCGCCCCGGCGACGACCGCGCCCGCGGCCGCGCCGACGAGCGCGCCGAAGCTGACGATCGTCGGCGGCGCGGGCACCGGCGGCGGGACGGGCACCGCGTCGGCGGCCACGATCACCGTCCGCAAGGACGGCGTGGGCGTCGGCTGCGCCATCACCGGCACGGTGCTGACGTCGTGCAAGGTCGACCTGTACGCCGACGCGCCCGGGCGTGCCGCCTCGCGCGCCGCGGGGGATCGTCGCGTGCTCGTCGGCACCGGCGAGTACCGCAGGGCCGACGGCAGCGCCCGGATGACCGTGGCCGTGACGCTCAACGCCACGGGCCGCGCGCTGCTGCGCCGGTCGCCGCGCGGTCTGAAGGTCGCCGTCGCCATCACCGGCCGCCCGGTCAAGGGCGAGCCGCTGAAGGCCACGGGCGCCGCGACGCTCGTGCCGCAGCGCACGACGGCGGTCGTCGGCGGGTTCGCGATCAACCGGGCGACCCTCGTCGCCGCGGCGAAGCGGCAGCTGACGGCACTGGCGCAGCAGGTGCGCGGCACGGCGGTCGCCGTCCGCGTCGTCGGCCACACCGACGGCTCGTCGACCGACGCCGACTACCTGAAGGGCCTCGGCCTGCGCCGCGCCCGCACGGTGGCCGCGTTCCTGCGCGCGCACGGCGTGAAGGCGAAGGCGACGCTGGTCTCGCGCGGCGCCACGCAGCCGCGGGCGACGAACGCCACGGCGGCCGGCCGCGCGGCCAACCGCCGCGTCGAGCTGCGGATCGACCGCTAG
- a CDS encoding adenylate/guanylate cyclase domain-containing protein yields MLRRPLHALYRRLGERYPTVAVLLVVAQGHLVVLGSVLVLSRFVDLPVEGWAVLVGTSQALTLAENVLVMSTAYRCLRPVRAWHRDPDPPDRATDAWRALTRLPLRLVATGATARSAVWALVMVVSVCLVAGLEAWPSGVVLGLAAAVVLLTGVLVRYLEVELVLRPVVEAVAPQLDDDAELDRTLSLRWRLLVGIPLITLVAGGVVATFSTDTQGLDDLGVGIAVALTTSATIALGLSALLVRSFMAPIRELQATTEAVTSGDLRRRVAVLGGDEIGRLARQINIGLRGLQERDRLHEALGTYVDPVVASRVMDEGPQLRGEVREVTVAFIDIRGFTAFAEGSTPTDVFRLLNEFYGVVVPVIERYGGHANTFQGDGLLAVFGAPTDLEDHADQCVDAAIEVARAVRRHFGTDLQLGIGINSGPVVAGTIGGGNRAAFTVIGDPVNTASRVEAITRQTGDIVLLTEETRRRLRRDHGTITARPPAPVRGKRAPIRLHAPLLAGRVEDQGHELEHGFGRLMDRPDEPVDGPRR; encoded by the coding sequence GTGCTCCGGCGCCCCCTCCACGCGCTGTACCGCCGCCTGGGCGAGCGGTACCCCACCGTCGCGGTGCTGCTCGTCGTCGCGCAGGGGCACCTGGTCGTCCTCGGCTCGGTGCTCGTCCTGTCGCGCTTCGTGGACCTGCCGGTCGAGGGCTGGGCGGTGCTCGTCGGCACCTCGCAGGCGCTGACGCTCGCCGAGAACGTCCTCGTGATGAGCACGGCGTACCGCTGCCTGCGCCCCGTCCGGGCGTGGCACCGCGATCCCGACCCGCCGGACCGGGCGACCGACGCCTGGCGGGCGCTCACCCGTCTCCCGCTGCGCCTCGTCGCGACCGGCGCGACGGCGCGCTCGGCGGTGTGGGCGCTCGTCATGGTCGTCTCCGTCTGCCTGGTCGCGGGCCTCGAGGCGTGGCCCAGCGGGGTCGTGCTCGGTCTCGCCGCCGCCGTGGTGCTGCTGACGGGCGTGCTCGTGCGCTACCTCGAGGTCGAGCTGGTCCTGCGGCCGGTGGTCGAGGCGGTCGCGCCGCAGCTCGACGACGACGCCGAGCTGGACCGCACGCTGTCGCTGCGCTGGCGGCTGCTCGTCGGCATCCCGCTGATCACGCTCGTCGCCGGCGGCGTCGTGGCGACCTTCAGCACGGACACGCAGGGCCTGGACGACCTGGGCGTCGGCATCGCCGTGGCGCTGACCACGAGCGCGACGATCGCCCTGGGGCTGTCGGCCCTGCTCGTCCGCAGCTTCATGGCGCCGATCCGCGAGCTGCAGGCCACGACCGAGGCCGTCACCAGCGGCGACCTGCGGCGCCGCGTGGCGGTGCTCGGCGGCGACGAGATCGGGCGGCTCGCCCGGCAGATCAACATCGGCCTGCGCGGCCTGCAGGAGCGCGACCGGCTGCACGAGGCGCTCGGCACGTACGTCGATCCGGTCGTCGCGAGCCGCGTGATGGACGAGGGGCCGCAGCTGCGCGGCGAGGTGCGCGAGGTGACCGTCGCCTTCATCGACATCCGCGGCTTCACGGCCTTCGCCGAGGGCTCGACGCCGACCGACGTCTTCCGGCTGCTCAACGAGTTCTACGGCGTCGTGGTCCCCGTGATCGAGCGCTACGGCGGCCACGCGAACACGTTCCAGGGCGACGGCCTGCTCGCGGTCTTCGGCGCGCCGACGGACCTGGAGGACCACGCCGACCAGTGCGTGGACGCCGCGATCGAGGTGGCCCGCGCCGTGCGGCGGCACTTCGGCACCGACCTGCAGCTGGGCATCGGCATCAACAGCGGCCCCGTCGTCGCCGGCACGATCGGCGGCGGCAACCGGGCGGCGTTCACCGTCATCGGCGACCCCGTCAACACGGCCAGCCGCGTCGAGGCGATCACCCGCCAGACGGGCGACATCGTGCTGCTGACCGAGGAGACGCGGCGGCGGCTGCGGCGCGACCACGGCACGATCACGGCGCGCCCGCCCGCGCCGGTGCGCGGCAAGCGGGCGCCGATCCGCCTGCACGCGCCGCTGCTCGCCGGCCGGGTGGAGGACCAGGGCCACGAGCTCGAGCACGGCTTCGGCCGGCTCATGGACCGGCCGGACGAGCCGGTCGACGGGCCGCGGCGCTAG
- a CDS encoding Ppx/GppA family phosphatase has product MRLAAVDMGSNSTRLLIADLDAEGRLTELHRRATVTRLGQGVDRTGRLDPAAIERVTTELGVIRGLLDEHGVERAVGVLTSAVRDAENGADFTATVRDAYGIEAQTIPGEREAALTFLGATSGRPPEDRPVAVVDIGGGSTEFVVGHDGAATFSVSTQAGVVRQSERHVHHDPPQHDELAAMADDVRAIYDAAVPGDVRATVGTVIAVAGTATSCAAMAQELEPYDQAKVHGYRLTLAQVEELTARLAQMTEDERREVRGLQRDRAPTIVAGCVLLGVALREFGVNEAEVSEHDILRGAIIAAARGEL; this is encoded by the coding sequence ATGCGCCTCGCCGCCGTGGACATGGGGTCCAACTCGACCCGCCTGCTCATCGCCGACCTGGACGCGGAGGGCCGGCTGACCGAGCTGCACCGCCGCGCGACGGTCACGCGCCTGGGGCAGGGCGTCGACCGCACCGGCCGCCTGGACCCCGCCGCGATCGAGCGGGTCACGACCGAGCTGGGAGTGATCCGCGGCCTGCTGGACGAGCACGGCGTCGAGCGCGCCGTCGGCGTCCTGACGAGCGCCGTTCGCGACGCGGAGAACGGCGCCGACTTCACCGCCACCGTGCGCGACGCGTACGGCATCGAGGCGCAGACGATCCCCGGCGAGCGGGAGGCGGCGCTGACGTTCCTCGGCGCCACGAGCGGCCGTCCGCCGGAGGACCGGCCCGTCGCGGTCGTCGACATCGGTGGCGGCTCGACGGAGTTCGTCGTCGGCCACGACGGCGCCGCCACGTTCTCCGTCTCCACCCAGGCCGGCGTCGTCCGGCAGAGCGAGCGCCACGTCCACCACGACCCGCCGCAGCACGACGAGCTCGCCGCGATGGCCGACGACGTGCGCGCGATCTACGACGCCGCCGTGCCCGGGGACGTCCGCGCCACGGTCGGCACCGTCATCGCGGTCGCCGGCACCGCCACGTCGTGCGCCGCGATGGCGCAGGAGCTCGAGCCGTACGACCAGGCGAAGGTCCACGGCTACCGCCTGACGCTCGCGCAGGTCGAGGAGCTCACCGCCCGCCTGGCGCAGATGACCGAGGACGAGCGCCGCGAGGTGCGCGGCCTGCAGCGGGACCGCGCCCCCACGATCGTCGCCGGCTGCGTCCTGCTGGGCGTCGCGCTGCGCGAGTTCGGCGTGAACGAGGCCGAGGTCTCCGAGCACGACATCCTGCGCGGCGCGATCATCGCCGCCGCCCGCGGCGAGCTGTGA
- a CDS encoding glutathione S-transferase N-terminal domain-containing protein yields MATLYTCPARDAAGLVHPCGRAAKALRDHGHPFAIETVGGFRALPWTRKGERDHIRALSGQENVPVLVTDDGTVVAGSGTIIRWAKEHPAT; encoded by the coding sequence ATGGCGACCCTGTACACCTGCCCGGCGCGCGACGCCGCGGGCCTCGTCCACCCCTGCGGCCGGGCCGCGAAGGCGCTGCGCGACCACGGTCATCCGTTCGCGATCGAGACCGTCGGCGGCTTCCGGGCGCTGCCCTGGACCCGGAAGGGCGAGCGCGACCACATCCGGGCGCTCTCGGGGCAGGAGAACGTCCCCGTGCTCGTCACGGACGACGGCACGGTCGTGGCGGGCTCCGGGACGATCATCCGCTGGGCGAAGGAGCACCCGGCCACCTGA
- a CDS encoding TetR/AcrR family transcriptional regulator has product MPKSPIPSSLPKTAKTARKAVVKAGAKAGKAASRARGGSRPRAAHLGPERRRPMILDAAFEVFLEKGYEGASMEEIARRAGVSKPVVYSSFAGKDALFGELLRREEERILQAIAAAVPGELDEDDPEPFIADALTAFLQAVVESPQAFSVVFLGAGGADAAITRRVQRGREKQIDAISALAERWMARHDVPEPEARGRMYGYLFVGMAENAARALVAEPDRWTPRGYGEQIARMIMSDSRGLLRGRDAA; this is encoded by the coding sequence ATGCCGAAGTCCCCGATTCCCTCCTCGCTCCCGAAGACCGCCAAGACCGCCCGGAAGGCGGTGGTCAAGGCCGGGGCGAAGGCCGGCAAGGCAGCGTCGCGCGCCCGCGGCGGCTCGCGACCGCGCGCCGCGCACCTGGGTCCCGAGCGCCGCCGCCCGATGATCCTGGACGCGGCGTTCGAGGTCTTCCTGGAGAAGGGCTACGAGGGCGCGTCGATGGAGGAGATCGCGCGCCGCGCCGGCGTGTCGAAGCCGGTGGTCTACTCGAGCTTCGCCGGCAAGGACGCGCTCTTCGGCGAGCTGCTGCGCCGCGAGGAGGAGCGGATCCTCCAGGCGATCGCCGCCGCCGTCCCCGGCGAGCTGGACGAGGACGACCCCGAGCCCTTCATCGCCGACGCCCTCACGGCCTTCCTGCAGGCCGTCGTCGAGTCGCCGCAGGCGTTCAGCGTCGTCTTCCTGGGCGCCGGCGGCGCGGACGCCGCGATCACCCGGCGCGTGCAGCGCGGGCGGGAGAAGCAGATCGACGCGATCTCGGCGCTCGCCGAGCGCTGGATGGCCCGCCACGACGTGCCCGAGCCCGAGGCCCGCGGGCGCATGTACGGCTATCTCTTCGTCGGCATGGCCGAGAACGCCGCGCGCGCCCTCGTCGCCGAGCCCGACCGCTGGACCCCGCGCGGCTACGGCGAGCAGATCGCGCGGATGATCATGAGCGACAGCCGCGGCCTGTTGCGCGGCCGCGACGCCGCGTAG